Proteins encoded together in one Ictidomys tridecemlineatus isolate mIctTri1 chromosome 3, mIctTri1.hap1, whole genome shotgun sequence window:
- the Msl1 gene encoding male-specific lethal 1 homolog isoform X2, which yields MTMRSAVFKAAAAPAGGNPEQRLDYERAAALGGPEDEPGAAEAHFLPRHRKLKEPGPPLASSQGGSPAPSPAGCGGKGRGLLLPAGAAPGQQEESWGGSVPLPCPPPATKQAGTGGEPAAAGAGCSPRPKYQAVLPIQTGSLVAAAKEPTPWAGDKGGAAPPAATASDPAGPPPLPLPGPPPLAPTATAGTLAASEGRWKSMRKSPLGGGGGSGASSQAACLKQILLLQLDLIEQQQQQLQAKEKEIEELKSERDTLLARIERMERRMQLVKKDNEKERHKLFQGYETEEREETELSEKIKLECQPELSETSQTLPPKPFSCGRSGKGHKRKTPFGSTERKTPVKKLAPEFSKVKTKTPKHSPIKEEPCGSLSETVCKRELRSQETPEKPRSSVDTPPRLSTPQKGSSVHPKEKAFSSEIEDLPYLSTTEMYLCRWHQPPPSPLPLRESSPKKEETVAIPSWRDHSVEPLRDPNPSDLLENLDDSVFSKRHAKLELDEKRRKRWDIQRIREQRILQRLQLRMYKKKGIQESEPEVTSFFPEPDDVESLMITPFLPVVAFGRPLPKLTPQNFELPWLDERSRCRLEIQKKQTPHRTCRK from the exons ATGACCATGAGATCCGCAGTGTTCAAGGCGGCCGCGGCCCCTGCCGGCGGCAACCCTGAGCAGCGACTGGACTACGAGCGGGCTGCGGCGCTGGGCGGGCCGGAGGACGAGCCCGGGGCGGCCGAAGCCCACTTCCTCCCCCGGCACCGTAAGCTCAAGGAGCCGGGACCCCCGCTGGCCTCCTCCCAGGGCGGGAGCCCCGCGCCTTCCCCGGCCGGCTGCGGCGGCAAGGGCCGGGGCTTGTTACTCCCGGCCGGGGCGGCCCCCGGGCAGCAGGAAGAGAGCTGGGGCGGTTCGGTGCCCTTGCCCTGTCCGCCCCCGGCCACCAAACAAGCCGGCACTGGGGGGGAGCCAGCCGCAGCCGGCGCTGGCTGCAGCCCCCGGCCCAAGTATCAGGCGGTGCTGCCCATTCAGACGGGCTCTCTCGTGGCGGCGGCCAAAGAGCCTACGCCCTGGGCTGGGGACAAGGGTGGGGCGGCTCCCCCAGCTGCCACCGCTTCGGACCCGGCGGGACCCCCACCACTACCTCTGCCCGGGCCGCCACCCCTCGCGCCCACCGCCACAGCCGGGACCCTGGCGGCCAGCGAGGGCAGATGGAAGAGTATGAGGAAGAGCCCTCTCGGGGGTGGCGGCGGCTCGGGAGCCTCCAGTCAGGCCGCCTGCCTCAAACAGATCCTTCTGCTGCAATTGGACCTCATcgaacagcagcagcagcagctgcaggccAAGGAAAAGGAGATCGAGGAGCTGAAGTCAGAGAGAGACACG CTCCTTGCTCGGATTGAACGTATGGAAAGGCGGATGCAGCTGGTAAAGAAGGATAACGAGAAAGAAAGGCACAAGTTGTTTCAGGGCTATGAAactgaagagagagaggaaacagaGCTATCTGAGAAAATTAAACTGGAGTGCCAGCCGGAGCTTTCGGAGACATCCCAAActctgcctcccaagcctttCTCATGTGGGCGGAGTGGAAAGGGACACAAAAG GAAAACCCCATTTGGAAGTACAGAAAGAAAGACTCCTGTTAAAAAGCTGGCTCCTGAATTttcaaaagtcaaaacaaaaactCCTAAGCACTCTCCCATTAAAGAGGAACCCTGTGGTTCCCTATCTGAAACTGTTTGTAAACGTGAATTGAGGAGCCAAGAAACCCCAGAAAAGCCCCGGTCTTCAGTGGACACCCCACCAAGACTCTCCACTCCCCAAAAGGGATCCAGCGTTCACCCTAAGGAGAAAGCCTTCTCAAGTGAGATAGAAGATTTGCCGTACCTTTCTACCACAGAAATGTATTTGTGTCGTTGGCACCAGCCTCCCCCATCACCGTTACCATTACGGGAATCCTCTCCAAAGAAGGAGGAGACTGTAGCAA ttccttcTTGGAGGGACCATTCTGTAGAGCCTCTAAGGGACCCAAATCCTTCAGACCTTCTAGAG AATCTGGATGACAGTGTGTTTTCTAAGCGGCATGCAAAACTGGAGCTGgatgaaaagagaaggaaaag ATGGGATATTCAGAGGATCAGGGAACAAAGAATTTTACAGCGACTGCAGCTCAGAATgtataaaaagaaaggaattcagGAATCTGAGCCTGAGGTTACCTCATTTTTCCCTGAACCAGATGATG TTGAAAGTTTGATGATTACCCCCTTCTTGCCTGTTGTAGCATTTGGACGACCATTACCAAAATTAACTCCACA GAATTTTGAGCTGCCCTGGTTGGATGAGCGTAGCCGATGCAGGTTGGAGATCCAGAAGAAGCAAACGCCTCACCGGACGTGTAGGAAATAG
- the Msl1 gene encoding male-specific lethal 1 homolog isoform X1, translating to MTMRSAVFKAAAAPAGGNPEQRLDYERAAALGGPEDEPGAAEAHFLPRHRKLKEPGPPLASSQGGSPAPSPAGCGGKGRGLLLPAGAAPGQQEESWGGSVPLPCPPPATKQAGTGGEPAAAGAGCSPRPKYQAVLPIQTGSLVAAAKEPTPWAGDKGGAAPPAATASDPAGPPPLPLPGPPPLAPTATAGTLAASEGRWKSMRKSPLGGGGGSGASSQAACLKQILLLQLDLIEQQQQQLQAKEKEIEELKSERDTLLARIERMERRMQLVKKDNEKERHKLFQGYETEEREETELSEKIKLECQPELSETSQTLPPKPFSCGRSGKGHKRKTPFGSTERKTPVKKLAPEFSKVKTKTPKHSPIKEEPCGSLSETVCKRELRSQETPEKPRSSVDTPPRLSTPQKGSSVHPKEKAFSSEIEDLPYLSTTEMYLCRWHQPPPSPLPLRESSPKKEETVARCLMPSSVAGETSVLAVPSWRDHSVEPLRDPNPSDLLENLDDSVFSKRHAKLELDEKRRKRWDIQRIREQRILQRLQLRMYKKKGIQESEPEVTSFFPEPDDVESLMITPFLPVVAFGRPLPKLTPQNFELPWLDERSRCRLEIQKKQTPHRTCRK from the exons ATGACCATGAGATCCGCAGTGTTCAAGGCGGCCGCGGCCCCTGCCGGCGGCAACCCTGAGCAGCGACTGGACTACGAGCGGGCTGCGGCGCTGGGCGGGCCGGAGGACGAGCCCGGGGCGGCCGAAGCCCACTTCCTCCCCCGGCACCGTAAGCTCAAGGAGCCGGGACCCCCGCTGGCCTCCTCCCAGGGCGGGAGCCCCGCGCCTTCCCCGGCCGGCTGCGGCGGCAAGGGCCGGGGCTTGTTACTCCCGGCCGGGGCGGCCCCCGGGCAGCAGGAAGAGAGCTGGGGCGGTTCGGTGCCCTTGCCCTGTCCGCCCCCGGCCACCAAACAAGCCGGCACTGGGGGGGAGCCAGCCGCAGCCGGCGCTGGCTGCAGCCCCCGGCCCAAGTATCAGGCGGTGCTGCCCATTCAGACGGGCTCTCTCGTGGCGGCGGCCAAAGAGCCTACGCCCTGGGCTGGGGACAAGGGTGGGGCGGCTCCCCCAGCTGCCACCGCTTCGGACCCGGCGGGACCCCCACCACTACCTCTGCCCGGGCCGCCACCCCTCGCGCCCACCGCCACAGCCGGGACCCTGGCGGCCAGCGAGGGCAGATGGAAGAGTATGAGGAAGAGCCCTCTCGGGGGTGGCGGCGGCTCGGGAGCCTCCAGTCAGGCCGCCTGCCTCAAACAGATCCTTCTGCTGCAATTGGACCTCATcgaacagcagcagcagcagctgcaggccAAGGAAAAGGAGATCGAGGAGCTGAAGTCAGAGAGAGACACG CTCCTTGCTCGGATTGAACGTATGGAAAGGCGGATGCAGCTGGTAAAGAAGGATAACGAGAAAGAAAGGCACAAGTTGTTTCAGGGCTATGAAactgaagagagagaggaaacagaGCTATCTGAGAAAATTAAACTGGAGTGCCAGCCGGAGCTTTCGGAGACATCCCAAActctgcctcccaagcctttCTCATGTGGGCGGAGTGGAAAGGGACACAAAAG GAAAACCCCATTTGGAAGTACAGAAAGAAAGACTCCTGTTAAAAAGCTGGCTCCTGAATTttcaaaagtcaaaacaaaaactCCTAAGCACTCTCCCATTAAAGAGGAACCCTGTGGTTCCCTATCTGAAACTGTTTGTAAACGTGAATTGAGGAGCCAAGAAACCCCAGAAAAGCCCCGGTCTTCAGTGGACACCCCACCAAGACTCTCCACTCCCCAAAAGGGATCCAGCGTTCACCCTAAGGAGAAAGCCTTCTCAAGTGAGATAGAAGATTTGCCGTACCTTTCTACCACAGAAATGTATTTGTGTCGTTGGCACCAGCCTCCCCCATCACCGTTACCATTACGGGAATCCTCTCCAAAGAAGGAGGAGACTGTAGCAA GGTGTCTGATGCCATCAAGTGTTGCAGGAGAAACTTCAGTCTTGGCTG ttccttcTTGGAGGGACCATTCTGTAGAGCCTCTAAGGGACCCAAATCCTTCAGACCTTCTAGAG AATCTGGATGACAGTGTGTTTTCTAAGCGGCATGCAAAACTGGAGCTGgatgaaaagagaaggaaaag ATGGGATATTCAGAGGATCAGGGAACAAAGAATTTTACAGCGACTGCAGCTCAGAATgtataaaaagaaaggaattcagGAATCTGAGCCTGAGGTTACCTCATTTTTCCCTGAACCAGATGATG TTGAAAGTTTGATGATTACCCCCTTCTTGCCTGTTGTAGCATTTGGACGACCATTACCAAAATTAACTCCACA GAATTTTGAGCTGCCCTGGTTGGATGAGCGTAGCCGATGCAGGTTGGAGATCCAGAAGAAGCAAACGCCTCACCGGACGTGTAGGAAATAG
- the Msl1 gene encoding male-specific lethal 1 homolog isoform X3, with amino-acid sequence MERRMQLVKKDNEKERHKLFQGYETEEREETELSEKIKLECQPELSETSQTLPPKPFSCGRSGKGHKRKTPFGSTERKTPVKKLAPEFSKVKTKTPKHSPIKEEPCGSLSETVCKRELRSQETPEKPRSSVDTPPRLSTPQKGSSVHPKEKAFSSEIEDLPYLSTTEMYLCRWHQPPPSPLPLRESSPKKEETVARCLMPSSVAGETSVLAVPSWRDHSVEPLRDPNPSDLLENLDDSVFSKRHAKLELDEKRRKRWDIQRIREQRILQRLQLRMYKKKGIQESEPEVTSFFPEPDDVESLMITPFLPVVAFGRPLPKLTPQNFELPWLDERSRCRLEIQKKQTPHRTCRK; translated from the exons ATGGAAAGGCGGATGCAGCTGGTAAAGAAGGATAACGAGAAAGAAAGGCACAAGTTGTTTCAGGGCTATGAAactgaagagagagaggaaacagaGCTATCTGAGAAAATTAAACTGGAGTGCCAGCCGGAGCTTTCGGAGACATCCCAAActctgcctcccaagcctttCTCATGTGGGCGGAGTGGAAAGGGACACAAAAG GAAAACCCCATTTGGAAGTACAGAAAGAAAGACTCCTGTTAAAAAGCTGGCTCCTGAATTttcaaaagtcaaaacaaaaactCCTAAGCACTCTCCCATTAAAGAGGAACCCTGTGGTTCCCTATCTGAAACTGTTTGTAAACGTGAATTGAGGAGCCAAGAAACCCCAGAAAAGCCCCGGTCTTCAGTGGACACCCCACCAAGACTCTCCACTCCCCAAAAGGGATCCAGCGTTCACCCTAAGGAGAAAGCCTTCTCAAGTGAGATAGAAGATTTGCCGTACCTTTCTACCACAGAAATGTATTTGTGTCGTTGGCACCAGCCTCCCCCATCACCGTTACCATTACGGGAATCCTCTCCAAAGAAGGAGGAGACTGTAGCAA GGTGTCTGATGCCATCAAGTGTTGCAGGAGAAACTTCAGTCTTGGCTG ttccttcTTGGAGGGACCATTCTGTAGAGCCTCTAAGGGACCCAAATCCTTCAGACCTTCTAGAG AATCTGGATGACAGTGTGTTTTCTAAGCGGCATGCAAAACTGGAGCTGgatgaaaagagaaggaaaag ATGGGATATTCAGAGGATCAGGGAACAAAGAATTTTACAGCGACTGCAGCTCAGAATgtataaaaagaaaggaattcagGAATCTGAGCCTGAGGTTACCTCATTTTTCCCTGAACCAGATGATG TTGAAAGTTTGATGATTACCCCCTTCTTGCCTGTTGTAGCATTTGGACGACCATTACCAAAATTAACTCCACA GAATTTTGAGCTGCCCTGGTTGGATGAGCGTAGCCGATGCAGGTTGGAGATCCAGAAGAAGCAAACGCCTCACCGGACGTGTAGGAAATAG